The proteins below come from a single Caulobacter flavus genomic window:
- a CDS encoding acyltransferase family protein: protein MRLLAGLGRGEAAPQAAAGLPKNLALVQALRGVAAIAVVAHHAIRTFTVKASAGIVPPALIGAPAFYDSLAFGVDLFFVISGFIMVYVSGAYMAADKPILGFLLKRAARIYPIYIIVSLALIAIKAMNHLTEGASGFDLQPLRIVTSLLLVPAWNEAGGVQPILGVGWTLSYELYFYLLFAAAVVVARRAFFAPLAAFILLAVTAFNLLPGGGTAIASFLANPIAIEFLFGCLVALAIKRGARMPLPWLSIAAASAALFVGPLFVHAEAWRVLVWGLPSAVVVFSAVSLEVDGKVARTPRLFGLLGDASYSIYLVHILIVGIVGARVGRMVSAAVGTGYASTAAVAGIVVLAVLVGVALYFAVERPMADFLAKRIGAYERARLGRVSKVPA, encoded by the coding sequence CCTGCCCAAGAACCTGGCGCTGGTGCAGGCGCTACGGGGCGTGGCCGCCATCGCCGTCGTCGCCCATCACGCGATCCGCACCTTCACCGTCAAGGCCAGCGCAGGCATCGTCCCGCCGGCCCTGATCGGGGCGCCCGCCTTCTACGACAGCCTGGCCTTCGGCGTGGACCTGTTCTTCGTCATCAGCGGCTTCATCATGGTCTACGTGTCGGGGGCCTACATGGCGGCCGACAAGCCGATCCTGGGCTTCCTGCTGAAGCGGGCGGCGCGGATCTATCCGATCTACATCATCGTCTCGCTGGCCCTGATCGCCATCAAGGCGATGAACCACCTGACCGAGGGGGCGTCGGGCTTCGACCTCCAGCCGCTGCGGATCGTCACCTCGCTGCTGCTGGTTCCGGCCTGGAACGAGGCCGGCGGCGTGCAGCCGATCCTGGGCGTCGGCTGGACCCTGTCTTACGAGCTCTATTTCTACCTGCTGTTCGCCGCCGCCGTGGTCGTGGCGCGGCGAGCGTTCTTCGCGCCGCTGGCGGCGTTCATCCTGCTGGCGGTCACGGCGTTCAACCTGCTGCCGGGCGGCGGGACCGCGATCGCCAGCTTCCTGGCCAATCCGATCGCCATCGAGTTCCTGTTCGGCTGCCTGGTGGCGCTGGCGATCAAGCGGGGCGCGCGGATGCCGCTGCCGTGGCTGTCGATCGCCGCGGCGAGCGCGGCCCTGTTCGTCGGGCCGCTGTTCGTGCACGCCGAGGCCTGGCGGGTGCTGGTCTGGGGGCTCCCCAGCGCGGTCGTCGTCTTCTCGGCGGTGTCGCTGGAGGTCGACGGCAAGGTCGCGCGCACGCCCAGGCTCTTCGGGCTGCTCGGCGACGCCTCTTACTCGATCTACCTGGTCCACATCCTGATCGTCGGCATCGTCGGGGCCCGGGTGGGCCGCATGGTCAGCGCGGCCGTCGGCACGGGCTATGCGAGCACGGCGGCGGTGGCGGGAATCGTCGTGCTGGCCGTGCTGGTCGGCGTCGCCCTGTACTTCGCCGTCGAGCGGCCGATGGCCGACTTTCTCGCCAAAAGGATTGGGGCCTACGAGCGGGCTCGCCTTGGCCGTGTATCCAAGGTTCCTGCGTAA